Genomic window (Gymnogyps californianus isolate 813 chromosome 2, ASM1813914v2, whole genome shotgun sequence):
CGGCAGGAGCGGGCAGCTGCAGCGACCCTCCTGTGCTGGtctcacctctcctctccctctccgcCACCACGGTGGGGCAAACGCAGCGAGGTCGGCAAGGCGTTTTGGCCCAGCAGTGAGGTCTTTCCTCCCCTGCCACCTCCTTCTGCCCCTCGCGATGATTCTTGTTTGCCTGTGCCACCGGCATCTCTGggctctctgctcctctgcccagcagctaaggcagcagcaggtggcTTCCATGGGCACATTCCTCGATACTTGTGCATTACAGCTATGAATGTACTGAACTAAAAGGTAGAGAGGGGAAGGAACCGATCTCTCGTCAAGTGTTGCGGCCGGTGGCCAGCCCATCAATGGCAGACATAGCAACTTTTGTTGGTTGGTATGTCTGCAAAGCAGAATTGCAGCTCCGCATGAGAGGGCTGTTGTGCCTGGCCTGCACTAAGTGTCTCTGGAGTCATGGAGTTATGATGGGTGTTGAGGATGGAGCACTCCCTGTAAGAGAAGTGATGGGTTCAGAAGACACAAGAAGGAGCTAGGAAATTCTTCTCCTGTGGTTGCATATACTTTTGAGGTCTAGATCCCAAATAGGGCGCTATGCTCTTTGGAACAGAGTGGTCCCTCCATGcgtgtttgtacagcacctagcacTCTGATTCTAGCAGCTGCTTTCCTACAATACCACAGGAGGCAGAATTCACGACCCTTTACACAGAACAAAGCTGCAGGCCATTAAAATGGGCCTGTATGAGTCCTTCTGTTATCTGGCATTTCAAAGGTCCCTATAGGCAGTCGCCCCTCCCTCTTTCCACCTCTGGCTTTTCCCCTTCAAGAcactcctttctcctcctcgCCCCACTCACCAGATGTAAGCAGCTGACAGCAGTATGTAAGATGTACATCTTTCTTCTCCAGTACTGCTCCTATAGTGCTCTTGgggtttgtattttgttttagcCAGTTCACTAAAATCGgttcctcttcccctccctctaTTATCCCCTCCTTCCCAGTTGTTGGTATGCAATTTCTACACCCCCATAATCTACGCTGGCAGCTGCATCCCCAAACCCCACCAGCTGCTGGTCCCTGGGCCAGTCAAAACAGGTGGAAGGGGCTGGCTGGCTAGGGTGTCAGGGGAGCCAGGGCTGTTTGTGGGAGCAGAAACGTTGCGGTGCGGAGAGGTAGAGAGCGCGtggtgtggtggtggtggcagaCGTAGGGTGCGGGAGTGACCTGAGGGTGGGCTCTGGCACACTGTTAACATGGTTAGGGTGGGAAGCACAGTTGCAGCTTGGTATTGATAACGCTGTAACGGAAAGCCTGCAGTGAGCTGTCTGCTGACATGGCTAGCTGTGCTGACTGCAGTTGGTAAAGGACTTTCTACCACTTGCTATGTTAACTTGTACTCTAGTtcatatgtttttaaagatacttaCCTAATCTAAGTGAACTTCTTTGCTGTTATAGCAGAGGAGTAGCCAAATAAATACTGCACTGTGCTGCAACATTGATGGATAGGTGGGTTTAGCTCAAACTTTGATTTGTATGTGTGCGTGCacagaggaaatggaaaatatggaaaatggTATTTGTATGACCattcattttgctgctgttgcttaaAGTCGTATTTCAATTACTTTCTTTGCAGTTCCAACAAAATCCAATGAAAACTAAAGGACATCAGTCTAGTCATATTAAAATCACTTGAGAATTTCCTAATATTAGAAGGATggccttttgatttttttctggaaatagaaaatgtatcttgtttttttgtttgtttgctctttccTACCAGAGGGACATAAGCTTTATTATAGTTGCTGTGCTTAATAAGCTGAACAAAACCCCTAAAAATGAGGACACGTGTTACTAACAGTTGTAGCTATAAGATTCTAAAACATGGCAGATGTGTCCCATGGTGATGCCTCAAACTGTACCTGGGTTTAGTTTTTTGTGACTAAAGCACCCACTTCTCCTTTGGCAACTGGAGATgctgaaaaaaggaacagtGCTGAacaaggagggagagaggtgCCATTCATATCCTCTCAAGAAGCCACATAGATGGGGTAGGGATTAAATTTGCTCCTCTTTCTTGcctttatgaaaaataaaattatgtcaGAAAACTAGGCCATAATCTTCCATGAtataagaaaagcagagaagccaTGGAAAGTCAGTTTCTGAAATAATCAGGGTGCTATGAAGCTCCTCCTCCTTACAGCAGGTACGGACTGTGGCTTCTTTCCTGCAGGCCACAGATTTCCAGGGCCCTGTATCGCAATCCCATCGACGGCAGCGCCTGCCTGAAGGACTGGGGCCCAACACCGTTGCTgtaaagggaaaggagaagaacaaTAGGAGATCAGATTAGTTTATTGTTATCTATAGAGAGCACGCCTAATTTGCAGCCACTCTTATCTCTCTTACTGTATTAAATCTGGAGTAAACACTAATTAATGTAATGGCTCTAATAGATTAGAGAGGGAAAGTATGTTGTTTGCTGCTCACCCCTTCCGCCCCCAGATCACGCCGGATTGCCTGGTGGGGTTAAAATCTACAGAAGGCGGCAAGTCATGACATTTCCTGAAATCCAGCTTTCTTTGAACTAGCCAGAGATTTCATCCATTCAGCCCCTCGGGTTTCCCAGGAGTCCAAGCCCGCTGACAGTGCCTCGGTTTTCTCAAGTTCATTAGCGTTATACACAACGGTACTAAACTAGTAACGCGGGTTGATTGGCGTTCTCTCTAGTGGCACTCGCTAAGCGGCCTGCGCTTGACCCGGCTGGACCAGGACCTGCCGGAGGCTCCCGCGTTTCATTTTCAGCGTCCTGCCGCCCTCTGCCCGGAGCCTCCAAATGGGGAGCGGCCGCCACGGGGGCGAGGGCGAGGGGACTTTCGCTAAGTGACCCGTCCCGGATTTCGCCGTGATTAACAGGAAATGCTCTTTGAGCATCATCCCGTAAtgtgagggggggggggggaagacacaCACGACACGACACGGGACAGCCGTGGACCCCGGccagctccccgcagccccgcgACGGAGGCCCCTCCGCCGTGGGCGGCACAGCCGGACGGCGAGCCAGCCTCGGCGgcgccccccccggccccggctgctCCCCCCCAGCCGTGAGCCCCCCCgacggcggcggggcggggggctgcccgCGCCCCCCGACGCGCGGGCTCACGCAGGCGCGCAGCCTGCCGCGCCCCAGTGACGGCCGGGTCAGCGAGGACCTGCTGCCCCGCTGAATCAGACCTTCCCCTCCCACCACATGCGCAAGGAGGGAGGCGGCCCGGGGAAGCCGTCTCGGCGCATATAAAGCGCTGCCGTCGGGCCGGGCAGCACTGCTCACTCCCGGGACCCCGCTGCTACCCACCCGCCCTCCCTCCCGTCGTCCGCCGCCGCCGCGACATGGCCGCCGGACGCCGCCTTCCGCTGCccgcgctgctgctgccgctggcCTGCGCGGCCCTGGCCCCGCGCCCCCTCACAGGTAGGAGCGGGCGCTCGGCGGGACCCCGCGGGCAGCTacgcggggccggggccgcctccgccgccgAGGTGGCTTCAGCCCCGGTCGCTGATGTCTCCCGCAGAGAAGCAGCGcgcctgcctgctgccccccGATGACGGCCCCTGCCGCGCCCTGGTGCCGCGCTGGTACTACGACAGGTACACGCAGAGCTGCCAGGAGTTCACCTACGGGGGCTGCCACGGCAACGCCAACAACTTCCTCACCCTCGACGACTGCGAGAAGAGCTGCTGGACCATCAAGAGTGAGTCCGGGgaccggccccgccgccctccgcAGCCCCGGGGGCCGACCCGACGGGGCCCAGTTCCCCGGAGTGCCCCCGGGGTGgcagggggctggagggggccTGTGGGAGCACCTGGGAGGCTGTGCTGCTTGCGGGACACTTCGCACCCACCCTGTCTGTCCCTCCTGCTTGTTGCAGCTTCTCGCTGATGTCAATTTTATGTAGAGAAAGCAGAGCGCGTTGTCTCGGAGGTGACATGCGGAATTTaactattaatattttaaatataatttaatattataCCTAGTTGCTAATTAATGCATCAGATTCCTTCTGTAAATCTTATCCCACTTGATTAAAGAATGCCAGTAGTGGGACAAGCTGGGACTTGCCTGCCACTGGAGTAATAGCATTTTGTCTACAGTACCATGTTGTTCAGTACGGGGAGCATGAAGGGTTGATTTTACAGaggatgaaattatttttttttgcagaagtgCCCAAATTATGCCGGATGGAGGCTGATGGAGGACCTTGCAGGAGTCATCTAAAAAGATATGCCTTTAACTTGAGCTCAATGAGGTGTGAGGAGTTCATCTACGGTGGCTGTTACGGAAATGGCAACAACTTCAGAGATGTGCAGTCTTGTGTGGACCACTGTCTACCAGAGAAAAGTAATGGTTGTTCcaagtttttaataaaatagatGGTTTGAAAGCGATATGAAGATGATActttatttgatattttcctCTGGATACCCATACAGTGGTATTTTTGAAGACTTCTGTGAAGCAGATGTTAGTATGTTGTCTGCAGAGTTTCATGTGTCACTTGTCTCAGCTGTTACTGAGAGCAAAAATGCTATGTTAGTTTAGCATTGTGACCTTAAATATGCCCACAGCTACACCCGACTGATCTCTTGACTTCTAGAGAGCTGTAAATGTGTGATCTGAAGGGATGTAACGTTGGAGATCCGTGTTGAGGCAGAGGTATGAGACGTTGTGGCAGTCATGTTCAGGGCAGTGATACGGTACTATAAAGCCGAAGTGTCTTTCTTAAAATTCGGGCCTGAGAGATGGTGTTAGGTGGCTTGGGTTTTTGGCACTCGCCAGCTCAACTTCTGATAAAAGTTTTTTCCCTGACATGACTCTTCACTGTCTCTCCATACGAGCTTTAAAGAAGAGAGGTGGTAATTATGAGCAGGTGACTATAGCAAAGTGTTGTCATAAACACCGGGTTAATATCCAGTGCAAGACAGGATCTTTGAAGAAGAGAGATCTACTAGAATGTATAAAAGCTGTCACTGCCTAAGCTTTATTAGTGCTTGATGAGACAGTTATTTTTGGCTGATGACAGATTGTCGGCGTTTTCTTAGGTGaatgctgaattatttttaatttctctgttgcaCAGCCAATAAATTGATAAAAGATCTCCagcaagaaaagtaaaattttattgaggcaaaatgaaacatgattCATGTGAGGAAAGTGGTGGGGTTTGTACTTTTTGCTGCAAGTGGGCAGGATTTGCTGGCAAAATCATAGTAAGGACAAACAAAACAGTGCCTTTTTCCTCTACAGAGGTAGTTCCACTGGAATTATTGTTATATTCCTATATATATGGAATAAGACTTCTGGCCAGACTATGTAAATCTCTCAGCTGTTGTATGTATGGCACCACAAATGGGGAAAGCTGATGAATTTCACTTGTGAGATAGTAATCCTATTTTCTGGGACTGTCTGTTGCTTTCTCAAATTCATAACTCACAGGAATAAGATGTAGTAAGTCTCTGAAGTCATCAGTAACAGTCATGTCAATTCAATGGGAACAAGAGCTGTTTAGCCACAAAATTTACTGCAGGGTAAATTTTAAGAAGCCAGGCATAGAGATTACATGTATgtaatttgtctttctttctctctttttttttatttttcccttctttttttcaagctgGTCCCTTGCTATGCTATAGCCCAAAGGATGAAGGATTGTGTTCTTCTTCCGTGCCTCGCTATTACTATGACACCAAGACTAAGTCATGTAAGGAGTTCAAATATACTGGCTGTGGTGGAAATGCCAATAACTTCGTTACTGAAACGGATTGCTACAATGTCTGCAGAAAaggtaagatttttttgtattttgtcagTCACAAGCAGATAAAGCAATCCAAATACCAGTAACAGGTGTTCAGTGTTCTTTTACTCGCCTTGGCTGGCTACAAGTGtatgctttttgcattttggaCTCGGTGTTTTCAAAGGCAGGGAAAACTGAGATGCAACACTATGTCCTTCTGACAAGAACAGTGTAATGCGAGGTGTTTACACCATTTTTGAATGAAGTGTAGAGAAGGGCACACAAAAAGACTAACTTACTAGAGCCCAAAGGAATCGGTCTTTAAACTGTTCAGTACCGATGGGAACATCAGTTAAGGTATCATTTTCTTCTAGATATTTTTAAGTAGGATTAAAGTGAGTTGTGAAatcaatttacttttttcctttgcattttcagcagTTACCATCCTCCCTTGATTCCCTGTTGCCTGTTTCCATTTCCCATTTCCCATTCCCATAACTAAAGATTTCTGCCTCAGCAGTTATGCTGAGTCAACTGTTTCTGTGGCCGTGGAGGGAAGGGTTTGGAATgataattgatttttcttaatgGTTTTATTCAAATCAGCTACTGGCTGTGCTTGTAAGTCAAAACAGTTGTGCTTTTACCTGCAGTCATATATTCATACCAGCTATTGCAAGTTTTAATATTCTAGTTTAATTCATTTGATACGTAAATcaatcagagagagaaaagcatgatTGTATGTTGATCCCCAGAGCACTCGGGAAGCAGACACAgcacaatatttaaaaaattgatactaatgggaaaaaaattcaaggctGTATCTAGCATGTACATTgcctttgggggaaaaaaaaaaaagccaaaaagtaGCTCTATTTTAAACATGAGATATGCACAAGGTCCGAGTGCTTCAGTATTTAAGATATGTAGTCAGAAGGCTTAAGTCAGGAGATGATTCTTCAGTTCTGGGCTGGAAATCCGGGGCTGGGGCAAGGATTGCACCCTGAGCACAGTCctcagaagtaaaaatattgtCTGCCAGTTAGTCATGACAGTAGTATTTCTGTGGGCGACAAGTCTGAGTGTGTCTCTGCCATTCTAGTATTATAAGAGAGTCTTTAATAGCATGCTAAGTCTATCTGAGATGCTTGTGATTATCTAATTTGCATCTATTACTACCTGGGAAATGGTAGGGGCCAGGCTCCAGCCTAAGtgtgcagagagaggaggaaggaaactgCCTCTTCAGCATCTCGCCTCCGcgctctgcccctgcccacACCCAGCCAGATCCACCTGGGGGTTCTCCCTTCCTCACTctttttgtggaagaaagaagtAAGGAAATGCTGTCTGTCTCGTAACTAGAGCACCAGATAGCCAAACACACAGGATCGGTTATAAGCTTTTTCACCAACTTGTGGATTTCACAATTCAGTAAGGCTTGGTACAACCAAAGCCCATAGTTAAGGGCGTAATTAGTGCTAATTAATGTTGTGCTATACATATTCATTTCTATAGCTTGGGAGTGTACAGCAACATTAAGCAAATCTTTCAGGCAACTTAAGCCACTCCTTCTCTCCCGCTCCCGTAATTCCCTCCCCAGCATCTTTCCTGTTACCTTTTGGAGTCTCAAGTTGAATTCAGTTGACCTTCCCCGTGCAAATATACAACTGCTGTTTAAATTGATCTACAGCTGTTGGAATGAAAAGGTTTctgattaatttcattttaaaaagtttctattggaaaagaaaataaatacattgggGTGACAGCGAAAGGATTGGGAACTGGCCACAGGGGCTCTGCGTGATGGTAAATAGGTagcaaaaagacaaagattttCAGTCAAATTTGCAAAGtacttgttttctgaattgCACTCACACATTTCATGCAGCCTTCGTAAGCATTTCTGGAGACAACCCCGACTGTCTTTGGCCACTCTGCAGCTTCTGTGTGAAACCCAGTTCTGTGCAGAAACCCAAATAATTTCACCTTTTCATCTCCCACAAGCAGTGGTTATCTTTTAGACTTTACCCCACTGTTGTTCAGAGAAATGCAGtaatagttctttttttttattttgcagatagAGCAGTGTGTTTATTTCCATTCTGCTGTCACTGCAGAACAGCTAGAAAAGACTTTGATGCTTGCTcaggaaaagagcagcaaagTAGGACTCCAGTGCCAAAGGTGGACACATTAGAGGCCTTGCAGTGTGTGAGAATAGGGTGTCCAGGACACATTTTACAATTTCTGATATGTTTGTTGTTATTGGATCAACTGCTTAAACAGCATACATGAAAAACACCCCAAAGCCCAAACAATAAAGAGCAGTAACAGTTTTGTCATACTGTTTCCCTAActgcttcctttgttttcttagcAGGGACTGAGAAACCAAGAATCAACAAGCCAACGGATGTATTCCGCAGAAAAATGATGagaaaactgattaaaaaaccTCAGACATATAACCTGAAGTCTTAAGGCTGATGTGCACTTGGATGTTTGAAACACCTTCTTTTGattccactttcttcttttgtgagAGTTTCCACACAGTTTTATACACCGACATAGTTCTGTCTTTcagaactgctttttatttccaactTACTTTTTATAAAGAACTGCATTTAATAGAAGAGGAATGAACCTGAGTTTGATTCTTCTGCTCTGTTGTCTTTGCAGTAATACTTTGGCAAAGCCAGGTATTTAGATTTCCATGTTTTTATGGGGTAATGTTACTGCCTTGGGAGAGTATTTCAGCTGTTACAAATCAATTAAGATTTGAAAAATCAATCGTCTCAGTATAACCAAG
Coding sequences:
- the TFPI2 gene encoding tissue factor pathway inhibitor 2, which codes for MAAGRRLPLPALLLPLACAALAPRPLTEKQRACLLPPDDGPCRALVPRWYYDRYTQSCQEFTYGGCHGNANNFLTLDDCEKSCWTIKKVPKLCRMEADGGPCRSHLKRYAFNLSSMRCEEFIYGGCYGNGNNFRDVQSCVDHCLPEKTGPLLCYSPKDEGLCSSSVPRYYYDTKTKSCKEFKYTGCGGNANNFVTETDCYNVCRKAGTEKPRINKPTDVFRRKMMRKLIKKPQTYNLKS